In a single window of the Leptospira sanjuanensis genome:
- the priA gene encoding replication restart helicase PriA, which produces MIHYAEVAFDLPVEEDTFTYEVPPNTRIGVRVLAKLRNREEEGIVVSVHQNEPKYKVLPVDKIIDKTPIVLQEQIDLAYWMKDQYIASLGECIYKMIPAGRRQVKLEAFPSDAEGKPVTLNEEQNVAYQNILSTFGQTAVHLLFGITGSGKTEVYIHLIRKALETPNRSVILLVPEISLTFHIIRKLELIFPGQLAVLHSALKVSEKFKAYNELLSGKKRIAVGTRSAIFAPVSNLGLVIIDEDHDSSFKEHSSPRYHARQVAMQRCKTNNAVLVMGTATPSLEIYHLAKEGKIHLHTLTKRPEGVLPPTVRIVENQKESNVLSSELSFAIKQRLDKKEQVILLLNRRGYSPLIFSPATSSYVPCPNCTTNLCYHKKGTAICHLCGHTETLDSLEKRMGESLTLKGTGTQKLEENLLEAFPNTRVERLDQDSIQDRSLLNEVISRLLGGEIDILTGTQMIAKGLDASQVTLVGVLNAGIGLGLPDFRANERVFSLLTQVAGRAGRSKLKGEVLIETNAPDHPVIQMATSQNYIQFYESEIPVRKDLFYPPFSRLVRIVSRSKDEQVSLDTIELVFGVLKKYFPSKDTVLLGPAPCPFYRIDSNFRNHIILKTSSLTAWREIFKKEIRPLKLSKKVYLEIDFDPLDLV; this is translated from the coding sequence TTGATTCACTACGCCGAAGTTGCTTTCGATCTTCCGGTGGAAGAAGACACGTTCACATACGAGGTTCCGCCGAACACGCGGATCGGCGTCCGCGTTTTAGCGAAACTCAGAAATCGGGAAGAAGAGGGGATCGTAGTCTCCGTTCATCAGAACGAACCGAAATACAAGGTTCTTCCGGTGGATAAGATCATCGATAAAACGCCGATCGTTCTTCAGGAACAGATCGATCTCGCGTATTGGATGAAGGATCAATACATCGCCTCTCTCGGAGAATGTATCTATAAGATGATTCCTGCGGGAAGAAGGCAGGTCAAACTCGAGGCATTTCCGTCGGACGCGGAAGGAAAACCGGTAACGTTAAACGAAGAGCAGAATGTCGCTTATCAAAATATTCTTTCCACCTTCGGACAAACCGCGGTTCATCTTTTGTTCGGGATCACCGGCTCGGGCAAAACGGAAGTTTATATCCATCTCATTCGGAAGGCGCTGGAAACTCCGAACCGCTCCGTGATTCTTCTCGTACCCGAAATCAGTTTGACCTTTCATATCATCCGCAAACTGGAACTTATCTTTCCGGGACAACTCGCGGTGCTTCATTCGGCGCTGAAGGTTTCCGAAAAATTCAAGGCATACAACGAACTCTTGAGCGGTAAAAAAAGGATCGCGGTCGGAACGAGAAGCGCGATCTTCGCTCCGGTTTCGAATCTCGGCCTCGTAATCATCGACGAAGATCATGATTCTTCCTTTAAGGAACATTCGAGCCCGAGATACCACGCGCGTCAGGTCGCGATGCAGCGTTGCAAAACAAACAACGCCGTTCTCGTCATGGGAACCGCCACGCCTTCTTTGGAAATTTATCACCTCGCCAAAGAAGGAAAGATTCATCTTCACACTTTGACCAAACGACCCGAAGGGGTTCTGCCCCCGACCGTCCGCATCGTGGAGAATCAAAAGGAATCGAACGTTCTCAGTTCGGAACTTTCCTTTGCGATCAAACAGCGATTGGATAAAAAAGAACAGGTCATTCTTCTTTTGAATCGAAGAGGATACAGCCCTTTGATTTTTTCACCGGCGACTTCCTCGTATGTTCCTTGTCCGAACTGCACGACCAATCTTTGTTATCACAAAAAAGGAACGGCGATCTGTCATCTCTGCGGTCATACCGAAACCTTGGATTCTTTGGAAAAAAGAATGGGGGAAAGTCTGACCCTCAAGGGAACCGGAACGCAGAAGCTGGAGGAGAATCTTCTCGAAGCGTTTCCGAATACGAGAGTGGAACGACTCGATCAGGATTCGATCCAGGACCGAAGTTTGTTAAACGAAGTCATATCCCGTCTTCTGGGGGGAGAAATCGACATTCTCACCGGAACGCAGATGATCGCAAAGGGACTTGACGCGTCTCAGGTTACGTTAGTCGGCGTTTTGAACGCGGGAATCGGACTCGGACTTCCGGACTTTCGAGCCAACGAACGAGTCTTTTCCCTTTTGACCCAGGTCGCAGGAAGGGCAGGCCGTTCGAAGCTAAAGGGAGAAGTGTTGATCGAAACCAACGCTCCCGATCATCCCGTGATTCAAATGGCGACGAGTCAAAACTACATTCAATTTTATGAATCCGAAATCCCCGTTCGGAAGGATCTTTTTTATCCCCCGTTTTCAAGACTTGTTCGAATCGTTTCCCGTTCCAAGGACGAACAGGTTTCGCTCGATACCATCGAACTCGTATTCGGCGTTTTGAAAAAATACTTTCCTTCCAAGGATACGGTTTTGCTTGGACCCGCTCCTTGTCCGTTTTATAGAATCGATTCCAACTTCCGCAATCATATCATTCTCAAAACGTCTTCTCTTACGGCTTGGAGAGAAATTTTTAAAAAAGAGATTCGTCCTTTGAAACTTTCCAAAAAAGTGTATTTGGAAATCGACTTCGATCCTCTGGATTTGGTGTAA
- a CDS encoding LIC_11548 family sensor histidine kinase: MNDETRYYLRDLLILGLIILLSVVLAELIQFSGKDSFPEDIGFLDRIVVYIFYFIPLFSLSLLISYFYRNKRNLETGRLKSSIRYRLTLSFIFVALLPSVPILFLSSNITGKLYERFYGIDVEEALSSGEMLILNEEKPKKKLLVEKTRLLESFLRMQPLSLEALIGAASKLNLIQSDEFYVGIYENEKSVLENRGLKYRPIDKNFKIFSKASEWTEFLSYRPDYCMYFIRVPFPIGNYVLQTGIRIHKGEEKIVYSLISTRRNYDRADLAKEKLPYRIRLTFSIITVSIFLLAIYFSLLFARKISRPIIELANATQKISMGETDINLEIREAGEIGALIDSFNQMVQDLKSKDAELMRSQRIAAWKEVAQRMAHEIKNPLTPIQLSAERIRRKMKTENIEQFHEIVATGTDTIIKQVRVLEHLVNEFSDFARMPAPKLINQNLEPILLEAVKLFEHTPKLKITTNIAKGFPQLFLDQKIILRVFTNLVKNSVEAIERKREKEGTPDYEGSILISATLTRKIMRRVAIISIEDNGIGISPELQQKVFEPYYSTKNSNTSGIGLAIVQKSVIDHNGHISVDSSRMGGCRFQIELPVS; this comes from the coding sequence ATGAACGACGAAACCAGATACTATCTAAGGGATCTTCTGATCTTAGGTTTGATCATCCTGCTTTCCGTTGTCCTCGCGGAATTGATCCAATTTTCCGGCAAGGATTCGTTTCCGGAAGATATCGGATTTCTGGATCGAATCGTCGTTTATATCTTTTATTTCATTCCTCTTTTTTCTCTTTCCCTTCTGATCTCCTATTTTTACAGAAACAAAAGAAATCTGGAAACGGGCAGACTCAAAAGTTCGATCCGATATCGTCTAACGTTGTCGTTTATCTTCGTCGCGCTTCTTCCTTCGGTTCCGATTCTCTTTCTTTCCTCGAACATCACCGGAAAACTCTACGAACGATTTTACGGGATCGACGTGGAAGAGGCGCTTTCATCCGGGGAAATGCTGATTCTAAACGAAGAAAAGCCGAAAAAGAAACTTCTCGTGGAAAAGACGCGCCTGTTGGAAAGTTTTTTACGAATGCAACCTTTGAGTCTCGAGGCGTTGATCGGAGCCGCTTCAAAATTGAATCTGATCCAGAGCGACGAATTCTATGTGGGAATTTACGAAAATGAAAAATCCGTTTTGGAAAACCGCGGATTAAAATATAGGCCGATCGATAAGAATTTCAAGATATTCTCTAAAGCTTCGGAATGGACCGAATTCTTAAGTTATCGTCCCGATTATTGTATGTATTTTATCCGAGTTCCGTTTCCGATCGGCAATTACGTTCTTCAAACCGGGATCCGAATCCACAAAGGAGAAGAGAAAATCGTATATTCTTTGATTTCTACGAGGAGGAATTACGATCGCGCGGACTTGGCAAAGGAAAAACTTCCGTATCGAATTCGCTTAACGTTCAGCATCATCACCGTTTCGATTTTTCTATTGGCGATTTACTTCTCTCTTTTGTTTGCGAGAAAGATCTCCAGACCGATCATCGAACTCGCCAACGCTACGCAAAAAATTTCTATGGGTGAAACCGATATCAACCTTGAAATCCGCGAAGCGGGAGAAATCGGAGCGCTTATCGATTCTTTCAATCAGATGGTTCAGGATCTGAAATCGAAAGACGCGGAACTCATGCGCAGTCAAAGAATCGCCGCCTGGAAGGAAGTGGCGCAGAGAATGGCGCACGAAATCAAAAATCCGTTAACACCGATCCAACTCTCTGCGGAGCGAATCCGCAGAAAAATGAAAACGGAAAATATAGAACAGTTTCATGAAATCGTAGCGACGGGAACGGACACGATCATCAAACAGGTGCGCGTTCTAGAACACCTCGTGAACGAATTCTCCGATTTTGCGCGCATGCCCGCGCCGAAACTCATCAATCAAAACTTGGAACCCATTCTTCTGGAAGCCGTAAAGTTATTCGAACACACGCCGAAACTCAAAATCACCACGAACATCGCGAAAGGATTTCCGCAGTTATTTCTGGATCAGAAAATCATACTTCGCGTTTTTACGAACCTCGTAAAAAATTCCGTGGAAGCGATCGAAAGAAAACGCGAAAAAGAGGGAACTCCCGATTACGAAGGTTCGATTTTAATCTCGGCGACATTGACAAGAAAGATTATGCGAAGAGTAGCGATCATTTCGATCGAAGACAACGGAATCGGAATCTCTCCCGAACTGCAGCAGAAAGTGTTCGAACCGTATTATTCGACGAAAAACAGCAACACCTCCGGAATCGGTCTCGCGATCGTGCAGAAAAGTGTGATTGACCACAACGGGCACATCTCTGTAGATTCTTCCCGTATGGGCGGTTGCCGTTTTCAAATCGAACTTCCCGTATCCTAA
- the rpoN gene encoding RNA polymerase factor sigma-54, whose amino-acid sequence MNLSHSLVQKQTQKLVMTQDLRQSIELLPLSTLELSDRISSELVENPMLEEEYASERNRTPDLYSRDDLRRKEKNDFIKNSDVSWQDNFSLDKAGSAGSDASDRNQKYIESSPEKSSLSEHLLWQLRLSNLKPDEISIGEILISMLDDHGFITIPIPDLCAEMKLNEKKVRKVLDQIQRLDPIGIGARDVQETLLIQAKILKPEDEKLHTLIRDHIKDLEKLDYKSISKKMELSLEAVEALAAEIKKLEPYPATLYTPNKPDYVIPDVIVREVEGEFDIYINDEWIPRLKINKEYKNILKNAKEADKEYINTKLSSAEWLIRSVNQRRQTLFKVTSAIIEMQTPFFQKGIQFIKPLTLKDIAEKLEMHESTVSRITSNKYIQTSRGILELKWFFSSGVRSAEGGIESSKKIHDLIRNLVREEQSDNPLSDQEIVEAIQKQGIEIARRTVAKYRKILKILPSSQRKKVKSLESR is encoded by the coding sequence GTGAATCTCAGTCACTCACTGGTTCAAAAACAAACCCAGAAACTGGTGATGACGCAGGACTTACGACAGTCCATCGAACTCTTGCCCTTATCGACTTTGGAGCTTTCGGATCGGATCAGTTCGGAGCTTGTGGAAAATCCCATGCTCGAGGAAGAATACGCTTCCGAAAGAAACAGAACCCCCGATCTCTACAGCCGGGACGATCTTCGTAGAAAAGAAAAGAACGACTTTATCAAAAATTCGGACGTGTCTTGGCAGGATAATTTTTCCTTGGACAAAGCGGGCAGCGCAGGTTCGGACGCATCGGATCGAAATCAGAAATACATCGAGTCTTCTCCCGAAAAAAGTTCTTTGTCGGAGCATTTGCTTTGGCAGCTCCGGCTTTCCAATTTAAAGCCCGATGAAATTTCCATCGGAGAAATTCTGATCTCGATGCTCGACGATCACGGTTTTATCACGATTCCGATTCCCGATCTTTGTGCGGAAATGAAGTTGAACGAAAAAAAGGTCCGTAAGGTTCTCGATCAAATACAGAGACTCGATCCGATCGGAATCGGAGCCCGGGATGTTCAAGAAACTCTCTTGATCCAAGCAAAAATCCTTAAACCCGAGGATGAAAAACTTCATACACTGATCCGCGACCATATCAAGGATTTGGAGAAGCTCGATTACAAATCGATTTCCAAAAAGATGGAACTGTCCCTCGAAGCAGTGGAGGCTCTCGCGGCCGAAATCAAAAAGCTCGAACCGTATCCCGCCACGCTTTACACTCCGAATAAACCGGACTATGTGATCCCCGACGTGATCGTGCGCGAAGTGGAGGGGGAATTCGACATCTACATCAACGATGAATGGATTCCCCGGCTCAAAATCAATAAAGAATATAAGAATATTCTAAAAAACGCAAAGGAAGCCGACAAGGAATACATCAACACAAAACTCAGTTCCGCGGAATGGCTGATCCGATCGGTCAATCAAAGAAGACAAACCTTATTCAAGGTGACTTCCGCCATCATCGAAATGCAGACTCCTTTTTTTCAAAAGGGAATCCAATTCATTAAACCTCTGACCCTTAAAGACATCGCCGAAAAACTGGAGATGCACGAGTCCACGGTTTCAAGAATCACGTCCAACAAATACATACAGACTTCCCGGGGAATTCTCGAGTTAAAATGGTTTTTCTCTTCGGGAGTTCGTTCTGCGGAAGGAGGAATCGAATCCTCCAAAAAAATCCACGACCTCATCCGCAATCTCGTTCGGGAAGAACAATCCGACAATCCTTTGTCCGATCAGGAAATCGTGGAGGCGATTCAGAAACAGGGAATCGAAATCGCGCGCAGAACCGTCGCGAAATACAGAAAGATCTTGAAGATTCTCCCGTCTAGTCAGAGAAAAAAAGTGAAATCATTGGAGTCCAGATAA
- the fmt gene encoding methionyl-tRNA formyltransferase, with product MKIGYFGTPEHSAKLLQALLDSKLAEVLFVVTNPDRAKGRSRTPEPGPVKKIALEHNLPVFQYESIKKEKEKALSDFGSFPADLYVIFAYGSILPGEVFDHPPLRSINLHGSLLPDLRGASPVQTALWKGYTKSGITIQYIGEKMDEGDILLSKEVEITPEDDTGTLMDKITNAGIESILRLLQRFDGKPFSATPQDHSRATYCGKIKPEDRILDWTLGADELHNRIRALYPDAVGTTTFRDKRLNILKTRHSSLPPESNPGPGKLKRLDKKGLLTQCGDGRFLEILELQPENKNRMSASDFLNGFRIQEGEIFG from the coding sequence ATGAAAATCGGTTATTTTGGAACCCCGGAACATTCCGCAAAACTTTTACAAGCGCTCCTCGATTCTAAACTTGCGGAAGTTTTGTTCGTCGTTACGAACCCGGATCGAGCCAAGGGTCGGAGCAGAACTCCCGAACCCGGCCCCGTCAAAAAAATCGCGCTCGAACACAATCTTCCCGTGTTTCAATACGAATCGATCAAGAAGGAAAAAGAAAAAGCTCTCTCCGATTTCGGTTCCTTTCCGGCCGATCTTTATGTGATCTTCGCATACGGTTCCATTCTTCCCGGAGAAGTATTCGATCATCCTCCGCTTCGCTCGATCAACTTACACGGCTCCTTGCTTCCGGATCTGCGCGGCGCTTCTCCCGTGCAAACGGCTCTTTGGAAAGGATATACGAAATCGGGAATCACGATCCAATACATAGGCGAGAAGATGGACGAGGGAGATATCCTTCTGAGTAAAGAAGTGGAAATTACTCCCGAAGACGATACGGGAACTTTGATGGACAAAATTACGAATGCGGGAATCGAATCGATTCTTCGGCTCTTGCAGAGGTTCGACGGGAAACCGTTTTCGGCGACTCCACAAGATCACTCCCGAGCGACGTATTGCGGAAAGATCAAACCGGAGGATCGGATTTTAGATTGGACCCTCGGAGCGGACGAACTTCACAACCGAATCCGCGCCTTGTATCCGGATGCTGTGGGAACTACCACATTCCGGGACAAACGACTTAACATCCTGAAAACAAGACATTCTTCCCTTCCTCCCGAATCGAATCCAGGGCCCGGTAAATTGAAACGGTTGGACAAAAAAGGCCTTCTTACGCAGTGTGGTGATGGTAGATTTCTGGAAATTCTGGAATTGCAACCGGAAAATAAAAACAGGATGTCTGCATCCGATTTTCTCAACGGTTTCAGAATCCAAGAAGGGGAAATATTCGGGTGA
- the hprK gene encoding HPr(Ser) kinase/phosphatase yields MSMPGINVSNILNEHEELGLRMLAGEKGLTNRINMSEINRPGLSLTGFYESFAHDRIQIFGKGEWAYITSRTPEDLKKIAADFFSFHLNCIIFTHGNMPPPIFVENCEQLGIPLMISDVSTHKFITLISGILDRSLAPRTMRHGVLIEVFGIGILLSGKSGVGKSETALELIERGHRLVADDMVEIRRLSESYLIGTCSDLLRHHMEIRGLGILNIKDIFGIGSVRDHKLIELIIHLEEWTEDKDFDRTGLENPTEELLGVQIPLIKVPVRPGRNIPIIVETAAMNQRLRKLGKNAAQEFNQKLSQYLQQGKVERNSPQNQ; encoded by the coding sequence ATGTCGATGCCCGGAATCAACGTTTCGAATATTCTCAACGAACACGAAGAGTTGGGTCTGCGTATGCTCGCGGGTGAAAAAGGGCTCACAAACCGGATCAACATGTCCGAGATCAATCGTCCCGGACTTTCTCTCACGGGATTTTACGAAAGTTTCGCACACGACCGGATTCAGATTTTCGGTAAAGGAGAATGGGCTTACATCACTTCCAGAACTCCCGAAGATCTAAAAAAGATCGCAGCGGATTTTTTCAGCTTCCATCTCAACTGCATCATCTTCACGCACGGAAACATGCCTCCTCCGATTTTTGTGGAGAACTGCGAACAACTAGGTATTCCCTTGATGATCTCGGACGTTTCCACGCATAAATTCATCACTTTGATTTCGGGAATTCTAGATCGAAGCCTCGCACCGAGAACGATGCGGCACGGAGTTTTGATCGAAGTATTCGGGATCGGAATTCTTCTTTCGGGAAAGAGCGGGGTGGGAAAAAGCGAAACCGCTCTCGAACTCATCGAAAGGGGGCATCGTCTCGTCGCGGACGACATGGTGGAAATCCGGAGACTTTCTGAAAGTTATCTGATCGGAACTTGTTCGGATTTATTAAGGCACCACATGGAAATCCGTGGATTAGGAATTTTGAATATTAAGGATATATTCGGAATCGGATCGGTGCGCGACCACAAACTCATAGAACTCATCATTCATCTGGAAGAATGGACCGAAGACAAGGATTTCGACCGAACGGGACTCGAAAACCCCACCGAAGAACTGTTAGGCGTTCAAATTCCTCTGATCAAGGTTCCGGTTCGTCCCGGAAGAAATATTCCGATCATCGTGGAAACGGCCGCGATGAATCAGCGTTTGCGCAAACTCGGCAAAAACGCGGCGCAGGAATTCAATCAAAAATTGAGTCAGTATTTACAGCAGGGCAAAGTTGAAAGAAATTCTCCTCAAAATCAATGA
- the lptB gene encoding LPS export ABC transporter ATP-binding protein — translation MSKTFRMDNLVKVYNKRKVVDGASFNIKKGEVVGLLGPNGAGKTTSFYMSVGFVRPDSGKVYIDGQDVTDSPMHIRARLGVGYLAQEASIFRKLTVAENLEAILETMNLSREEIIQRRDALLIELQIMRVANQKGYTLSGGERRRCEIARALVTNPDFILLDEPFAGVDPIAVKDIQTVIQSLKDRGLGILITDHNVRETLKITDRAYIMYSGRILISGSTHDLVNDPETRRIYLGEDFTL, via the coding sequence ATGAGCAAAACCTTCCGAATGGATAATCTGGTCAAGGTCTACAACAAAAGAAAGGTTGTGGACGGGGCCAGCTTTAATATCAAAAAAGGGGAAGTCGTAGGACTCTTAGGCCCGAACGGAGCCGGAAAGACGACTTCTTTTTATATGTCCGTGGGATTCGTAAGACCGGATTCGGGCAAAGTTTACATCGACGGACAAGACGTAACCGATTCTCCGATGCATATCCGAGCGAGACTCGGAGTGGGTTATCTCGCGCAAGAAGCGTCCATCTTCCGTAAATTAACCGTCGCCGAAAATCTGGAAGCGATTCTGGAAACGATGAATCTTTCCAGAGAAGAGATCATCCAGCGAAGGGATGCGCTTCTGATCGAATTGCAGATCATGCGTGTCGCCAATCAAAAGGGTTATACTCTTTCGGGAGGAGAAAGAAGACGCTGCGAGATCGCAAGGGCGCTCGTAACCAATCCCGACTTTATCCTGTTAGACGAACCGTTTGCGGGCGTCGACCCGATCGCGGTCAAAGACATTCAAACCGTGATTCAATCCCTAAAGGATCGAGGGCTCGGAATTTTGATCACGGACCACAACGTGCGTGAAACGTTGAAGATCACGGACCGCGCCTATATCATGTACAGCGGAAGAATTTTGATTTCCGGTTCCACACACGATCTTGTCAACGATCCCGAAACGAGAAGAATCTATCTGGGCGAGGATTTTACGCTGTGA
- a CDS encoding PASTA domain-containing protein: MNQEQIKEKYLPIGGYILFLAAGLLLFFSAAFLVVFVRTKSTAKVIVPDLVGKSYPEVHNELNRLQLKVRLENKRYPDKTDGIILYQSIRPGREIEAGSKIVLTVNTGLDRLIVPDVRGQSIDSAKANLQKVLSGETYVELQIGGITYIEPQADQLPNTVIDQIPEPGKNTSAREKVFLLVTKAPSKTKEEFSPTSFQGASFPLVQKSLTRSGIKSRVEEIVNTRVRSENGLVSSARLEGDEVRFKVYYFEPELAVESGYELFSYEVGDDGNYKAVLKNENREEADVLTLPVALKDGEKFQTVFYRKGTAKLTLLDASDSKVKSKSYENEL, from the coding sequence GTGAATCAGGAACAAATCAAAGAAAAGTATCTTCCGATCGGAGGTTACATCTTATTCTTAGCGGCCGGTCTTCTTTTATTTTTCAGTGCGGCCTTCTTAGTCGTATTCGTAAGAACCAAAAGTACGGCAAAGGTGATCGTTCCCGATCTCGTCGGAAAATCCTATCCCGAAGTTCACAACGAACTCAATCGTCTTCAATTGAAAGTGCGTCTGGAAAACAAACGTTACCCGGACAAAACAGACGGAATCATTTTGTATCAATCCATTCGTCCCGGAAGAGAAATCGAAGCGGGAAGTAAAATCGTTCTGACAGTAAATACGGGACTCGACCGCTTGATCGTTCCGGATGTAAGAGGGCAGTCCATCGATTCCGCAAAAGCCAACCTCCAAAAAGTTCTCTCCGGAGAAACTTACGTGGAACTGCAGATCGGCGGAATCACTTACATCGAACCGCAAGCGGACCAACTGCCGAACACCGTCATCGATCAAATTCCGGAGCCCGGCAAAAACACATCCGCAAGAGAAAAAGTATTCTTACTCGTGACCAAGGCTCCGAGCAAAACCAAGGAAGAATTCTCACCGACTTCTTTTCAAGGAGCTTCTTTTCCCTTAGTTCAAAAAAGCCTAACTCGTTCCGGAATCAAAAGTAGAGTGGAGGAAATCGTGAACACGAGAGTTCGCTCCGAAAACGGACTTGTTTCCTCCGCGAGATTAGAAGGAGACGAGGTTCGTTTTAAAGTATATTACTTCGAACCGGAACTCGCCGTGGAAAGCGGTTACGAACTTTTTTCCTATGAAGTCGGAGACGATGGAAATTACAAAGCGGTTCTGAAAAACGAAAATCGGGAAGAAGCGGACGTATTGACGCTTCCCGTCGCTCTGAAAGACGGAGAAAAATTCCAAACCGTATTCTACCGCAAAGGCACCGCCAAACTTACGCTGTTAGACGCATCCGATTCCAAAGTAAAATCCAAATCCTACGAGAACGAACTTTGA
- a CDS encoding sigma-54-dependent transcriptional regulator, which yields MKIFIADDEPEIRKSLKEILEDEDFEVETFSTGKTLLKQLKSERPSLILLDVWLGREDGIVVLDECKKLYPTLPVLMISGHGTIEIAVAATKKGAVDFLEKPLSIEKVLQAIENVIKPEEKFSASDIKLEYDEILGNSPAIQKVKFAIAQAAATNARVFIYGENGTGKELVAKTIFKNSKRADQPFVEMNCAAIPEELIESELFGFTKGAFTGATDSRIGKFEAANGGTLFLDEICDMSLSTQAKVLRILQEQRFEKLGSTETITVDVRIIAATNIPVEEAIRDGKFREDLYYRLNVIPITIPPLRERTSDIPLLVDYYIAKTLEENNLPPKKIESEAVSILQNHFWPGNIRELKNIMERLCIMTVGATITANDARDALKGFKTANEMVELGDFRKAKEEFERQYIIKTLQTNEGNVTRTSRVLGIERSHLYRKMKSLNISSDQYTDG from the coding sequence ATGAAAATTTTTATCGCAGACGACGAACCTGAAATCCGAAAATCACTGAAAGAAATTTTAGAGGACGAGGATTTCGAAGTGGAAACGTTTTCCACGGGCAAAACTCTCCTCAAACAACTCAAAAGCGAACGACCTTCTTTGATTTTGCTCGACGTTTGGCTCGGCAGAGAAGACGGAATCGTCGTTCTGGACGAATGCAAAAAACTATATCCTACGCTTCCCGTTTTGATGATTTCAGGACACGGAACGATCGAGATCGCGGTCGCAGCGACTAAAAAAGGTGCGGTCGACTTTTTGGAAAAACCTCTTTCCATCGAAAAGGTTTTGCAGGCGATAGAGAACGTCATCAAACCGGAGGAGAAATTCTCCGCATCCGATATTAAATTAGAATATGATGAAATACTAGGAAACTCTCCCGCGATTCAAAAAGTGAAATTCGCGATCGCGCAAGCCGCGGCGACGAACGCGCGCGTATTCATCTACGGCGAGAACGGAACCGGAAAGGAACTCGTAGCGAAAACAATATTCAAAAATTCTAAAAGAGCCGATCAACCTTTCGTCGAAATGAACTGCGCGGCGATTCCGGAGGAACTCATCGAATCGGAGTTATTCGGATTCACCAAAGGGGCGTTTACCGGAGCCACCGATTCCAGAATCGGAAAGTTCGAGGCGGCAAACGGAGGAACCTTATTTTTAGATGAGATTTGCGACATGTCCTTGTCGACGCAGGCTAAGGTGCTTCGCATCCTCCAAGAGCAACGATTCGAAAAACTCGGAAGTACCGAAACGATCACGGTGGACGTTCGCATCATCGCCGCGACCAACATCCCCGTGGAAGAAGCGATCCGAGACGGAAAATTTCGCGAAGACCTTTACTATCGTTTGAACGTGATTCCGATCACGATTCCCCCATTGCGTGAACGAACCTCGGACATTCCTTTATTAGTAGATTATTATATAGCAAAAACCCTGGAAGAGAACAACCTTCCGCCGAAAAAGATCGAATCCGAAGCCGTTTCCATTCTACAAAACCACTTTTGGCCGGGAAACATCCGAGAACTAAAGAACATCATGGAACGTCTTTGTATCATGACCGTGGGCGCGACGATAACCGCGAACGACGCGAGAGACGCCTTGAAAGGATTCAAAACCGCAAACGAAATGGTGGAACTCGGAGACTTCCGAAAGGCGAAAGAGGAATTCGAAAGACAGTATATTATAAAAACATTACAGACAAACGAAGGCAACGTAACCCGGACCTCCCGCGTCCTGGGAATCGAACGTTCTCATCTTTACAGAAAGATGAAGTCGCTTAACATTTCCTCGGATCAATATACGGATGGATAA
- a CDS encoding HPr family phosphocarrier protein gives MKEILLKINENGTGMHARPASVFVNCASKFPCEITVVKDDVEVNGKSIMGLMMLALAPGNEFKIQVKGEKEDEALEALSNIVNNDFV, from the coding sequence TTGAAAGAAATTCTCCTCAAAATCAATGAAAACGGAACGGGAATGCACGCAAGACCTGCGTCCGTATTCGTCAACTGCGCGTCCAAATTTCCCTGTGAAATCACGGTCGTAAAGGACGACGTGGAAGTAAACGGGAAGAGCATCATGGGACTCATGATGCTTGCGCTCGCACCCGGTAACGAATTCAAGATTCAAGTCAAGGGCGAAAAGGAAGACGAAGCCTTGGAGGCTCTGAGCAATATCGTAAACAACGATTTCGTTTAA